Proteins from one Flavobacteriales bacterium genomic window:
- a CDS encoding response regulator: MGKPSKKLNLLLVEDNAFVSFILENKVRNTMDINVFQFSSVKACITNLRKSPDIDILVIDYHLGDGTAIDILKRLKIGSCRTIVMTGHPEPEMEAELAKFNVKDFIIKRPNTGADLVEALQFNVRKIKKERNSQPLSKKFLENWWPIPENWHSAKPAN; encoded by the coding sequence ATGGGAAAACCTTCAAAGAAATTGAATTTACTACTAGTAGAAGACAACGCTTTTGTTTCCTTTATTTTGGAAAACAAGGTAAGAAATACAATGGATATAAATGTTTTTCAATTTTCTAGTGTTAAGGCTTGTATTACCAATCTGAGAAAATCACCAGACATAGACATTCTAGTTATCGATTACCATCTAGGTGATGGAACAGCCATTGATATATTGAAAAGATTAAAAATTGGTAGTTGTAGAACTATCGTCATGACCGGACACCCTGAGCCAGAAATGGAAGCGGAACTTGCGAAATTTAATGTTAAAGACTTTATTATCAAGCGCCCTAATACCGGAGCCGATTTGGTGGAAGCATTACAATTCAACGTTAGAAAAATCAAAAAGGAAAGAAATTCGCAACCCTTAAGTAAGAAGTTTCTAGAAAACTGGTGGCCGATCCCAGAGAATTGGCATTCTGCGAAACCAGCTAATTAG